A stretch of Mastomys coucha isolate ucsf_1 unplaced genomic scaffold, UCSF_Mcou_1 pScaffold1, whole genome shotgun sequence DNA encodes these proteins:
- the LOC116096693 gene encoding interferon-inducible GTPase 1-like — MGQLFSLFKSAYEYLDSSFRERFNKYEPEDIIIPQKIINSVELRMRKGNIQEANSTIKDALKEMDKTLLNVAVTGDTGSGKSTFINALRGIGDEERGAAKTGVVETTMEISKYTHPNIPNVVFWDLPGIGSSNFPPKTYLEKVKFHEYDFFIIVSATRFRQNDIDLAIEISMMKKEFYFVRTKVDSDLRNEEE, encoded by the coding sequence ATGGGTCAGCTGTTCTCTTTATTTAAGAGTGCATACGAATATTTGGACTCCAGCTTTAGAGAACGTTTCAATAAATATGAGCCGGAAGACATAATCATTCCACAGAAAATCATCAATTCGGTTGAATTAAGGATGAGAAAAGGGAACATTCAGGAGGCAAACTCTACAATCAAAGATGcattaaaagaaatggataagaCCCTGCTCAATGTTGCTGTCACCGGGGATACTGGGTCAGGGAAGTCCACCTTCATCAATGCCCTGAGAGGCATTGGGGATGAAGAGAGAGGTGCTGCTAAAACTGGGGTGGtagagacaaccatggagatttCTAAATACACACACCCCAATATCCCAAATGTGGTGTTTTGGGACCTGCCTGGGATTGGATCCTCAAATTTCCCACCAAAAACTTATCTGGAGAAAGTGAAGTTCCATGAGTATGACTTCTTCATCATTGTTTCAGCCACACGCTTTAGGCAAAATGATATAGACCTCGCCATAGAAATCAGCATGATGAAGAAGGAATTCTACTTCGTGAGAACCAAGGTGGACTCTGACTTAAGAAATGAAGAGGAA